The Streptomyces aurantiacus genome includes a region encoding these proteins:
- a CDS encoding menaquinone biosynthetic enzyme MqnA/MqnD family protein, translated as MDNSPEGRPDARRSRPRVGHIQFLNCLPLYWGLARTGTLLDFELTKDTPEKLSEQLVRGDLDIGPITLVEFLKHADELVAFPDIAVGCDGPVMSCVLVSQVPLDQLDGARVALGSTSRTSVRLAQLLLAERFGVQPSYYTCPPDLGLMMREADAAVLIGDAALRANLLDGPRYGLAVHDLGTLWKEWTGLPFVFAVWAARRDYLEREPVLTRRVHEAFLASRDLSLEEVGKVAEQAARWEAFDESVLERYFTTLDFRFGGPQLEAVTEFARKVGTTTGFAPDVKVELLEP; from the coding sequence GTGGACAATTCTCCCGAGGGGCGTCCCGACGCCCGCCGCTCCCGGCCGCGCGTCGGCCACATCCAGTTCCTGAACTGCCTGCCCCTCTACTGGGGGCTCGCGAGAACGGGCACGCTCCTCGACTTCGAGCTCACCAAGGACACCCCGGAGAAGCTCAGCGAGCAGCTCGTGCGGGGTGATCTCGACATCGGGCCCATCACCCTCGTCGAGTTCCTCAAGCACGCCGACGAGCTGGTCGCCTTCCCCGACATCGCGGTCGGCTGCGACGGCCCGGTGATGTCCTGCGTGCTCGTCTCCCAGGTCCCGCTGGACCAGCTGGACGGCGCCCGCGTCGCCCTCGGCTCGACCTCGCGCACCTCCGTCCGCCTCGCGCAGCTGCTCCTCGCGGAGCGCTTCGGCGTCCAGCCCTCGTACTACACCTGCCCGCCCGACCTCGGTCTGATGATGCGGGAGGCCGACGCGGCGGTCCTGATCGGCGACGCCGCCCTGCGGGCCAACCTGCTCGACGGCCCGCGCTACGGCCTCGCCGTGCACGACCTGGGCACCCTGTGGAAGGAGTGGACGGGCCTGCCCTTCGTCTTCGCGGTCTGGGCCGCCCGCCGCGACTACCTGGAACGCGAGCCGGTCCTCACCCGCAGGGTCCACGAGGCCTTCCTCGCCTCCCGTGACCTGTCCCTGGAGGAGGTCGGCAAGGTCGCCGAGCAGGCGGCCCGCTGGGAGGCCTTCGACGAGAGCGTCCTGGAGCGCTACTTCACGACGCTCGACTTCCGCTTCGGCGGGCCCCAGCTGGAAGCGGTCACCGAGTTCGCGCGGAAGGTGGGGACCACGACAGGGTTCGCGCCGGACGTGAAGGTCGAACTGCTGGAGCCCTGA
- a CDS encoding FtsK/SpoIIIE domain-containing protein → MRLTLTVVDPLGGAGADVVLDADPESSMGDIAKELAAHVGHGGGAQIIPIGQHGQQAASGGAPIAYVDGHPLDPAATVGTSPLREGAVVSLYDPAGCLPGEPTGLVELRVASGPAAGSVHRLGIGRYDIGSGPASYIRVEDPELAARALTLSVATDGTCQVALHGDDKDKEAVTLDGEPVEGKEWPLGAQIAVGNTLFELDRYSPPNAALKWSDDGTGLDYNRPPRLQPPERQTRFKLPAKPRDFEARPLPWLMALTPLVGAVVAVMIFGRWYYLIMALLSPIILFGNYFMDKKHGRKSHAKQVKEYKEHKERIEKDAQDALVDERLDRRQAVPDPATVLSMSTGPRTRLWERRRTDPDHLVIRVGTGQLPSEVVLDDPEQDDHKREVTWKIEDAPVAVPLCERGVVGIAGPGDSAQAIGRWVVAQSAVLHSPLDVQFYVLTENSAQLTWDWVRWLPHSRPSGAQDTNVLIGTDAETVGARIGELTQLLDARQKAARENGRQTSFTDPDIVVVWDGSRRLRSMPGVVRLLREGPAVSMYAICLDAEERFLPGECQAIVIAEPKPQERPERGAPTADTGTPAGRGYQAGANGFPSFQAWHTTTADDQQEGERKPLELRLRVEQTGTARVRNVRPDFVSAAWCARLSRALSPIRDISGETEDSALPGSSRLLDVLQLEPPTSDAISARWRMGGQSTMAVVGESYDGPFGIDIRRDGPHGLIAGTTGSGKSELLQTIVAALAVANTPENMTFVLVDYKGGAAFKDCVNLPHTVGMVTDLDAHLVERALESLGAELHRREHILAAADAKDIEDYQDLVRREPSHRPLPRLLIVIDEFASMVRDLPDFVTGLVNIAQRGRSLGIHLLLATQRPSGVVSPEIRANTNLRIALRVTDGGESSDVIDSPEAGHISKNTPGRAYVRLGHASLVPFQSGRVGGRRPGAADPQLLAPWAGPLGWADLGRAALVKPKVEAREEEEITDLKVLVDAVRDANTSLGIPSQHSPWLPALSETLLLDEVEVPAVAALAPGKLPPAPFGVEDLPADQARRPVVVDFSSFGHLIVGGAPRSGRSQILRTLAGSIARTHSSKDVHLYGIDCGNGALNALTRLPHCGAVVARNQTERAVRLVTRLKAELTRRQDLLSDKGFADIGEQRASVAEEERLPHVVVLLDRWEGWLPTLGEYNHGELTDELQTMMREGASVGIHLVVTGDRQVLLGRMASLTEEKYGLRLADRSDFSMLGINARKVPEEIPPGRGFKNESAIETQFALLSDDTTGQGQAAALATIGEAAAARDAEVPRARRPFRVDSLPSRIGFTEAWEMRDPAVAQSRLWGLAGIGGDDIMAFGPDLSQGVPTFVVAGPAKSGRSTALLNLARSYLLQGVRLVIAAPRPSPLRELDGQDGVLKVFTEDDIESDDFNEAIESASPEEPVVVIVDDGEVLEDADCERELKRLVQRGADRGLALVIGGDEEEVCGGFSGWQVEAKKGRRGILLSPQDSGAGELIGIRTTRSMVGGPVTPGKGMLHLGNGETITVTVPL, encoded by the coding sequence GTGCGCCTGACTCTGACCGTCGTCGATCCACTCGGCGGCGCCGGTGCCGACGTGGTGCTCGACGCGGATCCTGAGTCCTCCATGGGGGACATAGCGAAGGAGCTGGCCGCACACGTCGGTCACGGCGGTGGGGCGCAGATCATCCCCATCGGCCAGCACGGGCAGCAGGCGGCGAGCGGCGGTGCGCCGATCGCGTACGTCGACGGGCATCCCCTCGACCCGGCCGCCACCGTGGGGACCTCGCCGCTGCGTGAGGGCGCCGTCGTCAGTCTGTACGACCCGGCCGGCTGTCTGCCCGGCGAGCCGACCGGGCTCGTCGAGCTGCGGGTGGCGAGCGGGCCCGCCGCGGGCTCCGTGCACCGGCTCGGCATCGGGCGCTACGACATCGGCAGCGGCCCCGCCTCCTACATCCGCGTCGAGGACCCCGAGCTCGCGGCGCGCGCGCTGACGTTGTCAGTTGCAACGGACGGAACATGCCAGGTCGCCCTGCACGGGGACGACAAGGACAAGGAGGCCGTCACGCTCGACGGCGAGCCGGTCGAGGGGAAGGAGTGGCCGCTCGGCGCCCAGATCGCCGTCGGCAACACCCTTTTCGAACTCGACCGCTACTCCCCGCCGAACGCCGCGCTGAAGTGGTCCGACGACGGGACCGGCCTCGACTACAACCGGCCGCCCCGGCTCCAGCCCCCGGAGCGCCAGACCCGGTTCAAGCTGCCGGCCAAGCCGCGTGACTTCGAGGCCCGGCCGCTGCCCTGGCTGATGGCGCTGACCCCGCTGGTCGGTGCCGTCGTGGCCGTGATGATCTTCGGGCGCTGGTACTACCTGATCATGGCGTTGCTGAGCCCGATCATCCTGTTCGGCAACTACTTCATGGACAAGAAGCACGGGCGCAAGTCCCATGCGAAGCAGGTCAAGGAGTACAAGGAGCACAAGGAGCGGATCGAGAAGGACGCGCAGGACGCCCTTGTCGACGAGCGCCTCGACCGTCGCCAGGCCGTGCCCGACCCGGCCACTGTGCTGTCGATGAGCACCGGCCCCCGCACGCGGCTGTGGGAGCGCCGCCGCACCGACCCCGACCACCTGGTCATCAGGGTCGGCACGGGGCAGCTGCCCTCCGAGGTGGTGCTCGACGATCCCGAGCAGGACGACCACAAGCGCGAGGTCACCTGGAAGATCGAGGACGCCCCCGTCGCCGTACCGCTGTGCGAGCGCGGGGTCGTCGGCATCGCGGGGCCCGGTGACTCGGCGCAGGCGATCGGGCGTTGGGTCGTCGCGCAGAGCGCCGTGCTGCACAGCCCGCTGGACGTGCAGTTCTACGTCCTCACCGAGAACAGCGCCCAGCTCACCTGGGACTGGGTCCGCTGGCTGCCGCACTCGCGGCCCTCCGGCGCCCAGGACACCAACGTCCTGATCGGTACGGACGCCGAGACCGTGGGTGCCCGTATCGGCGAGCTGACCCAGCTCCTCGACGCCCGCCAGAAGGCGGCCAGGGAGAACGGCCGCCAGACCAGCTTCACCGATCCGGACATCGTGGTCGTCTGGGACGGTTCACGGCGGCTGCGCTCCATGCCCGGCGTCGTGCGGCTGCTGCGGGAGGGCCCCGCCGTCAGCATGTACGCGATCTGCCTCGACGCGGAGGAGCGGTTCCTGCCCGGCGAGTGCCAGGCCATCGTCATCGCCGAGCCGAAGCCGCAGGAGCGCCCGGAGCGCGGGGCCCCCACGGCGGACACGGGCACCCCGGCCGGTCGCGGCTACCAGGCGGGCGCCAACGGCTTCCCCTCCTTCCAGGCCTGGCACACCACCACCGCGGACGACCAGCAGGAGGGTGAGCGGAAGCCGCTCGAACTGCGCCTGCGCGTCGAGCAGACGGGCACGGCCCGGGTCAGGAACGTACGGCCGGACTTCGTGTCGGCGGCCTGGTGCGCGCGTCTCTCCCGCGCCCTGTCCCCGATCCGGGACATCAGCGGCGAGACGGAGGACTCGGCGCTGCCCGGCTCCAGCCGGCTGCTCGACGTGCTCCAGCTGGAGCCGCCGACGAGTGACGCGATCTCCGCGCGGTGGCGCATGGGCGGGCAGTCGACGATGGCCGTCGTCGGTGAGTCGTACGACGGGCCCTTCGGCATCGACATCCGGCGGGACGGGCCGCACGGTCTGATCGCCGGTACGACCGGTTCCGGCAAGTCGGAGCTGCTGCAGACCATCGTGGCGGCGCTGGCCGTGGCCAACACGCCGGAGAACATGACGTTCGTGCTGGTCGACTACAAGGGTGGCGCCGCCTTCAAGGACTGCGTCAACCTGCCGCACACCGTCGGCATGGTGACCGACCTCGACGCCCACCTCGTCGAGCGGGCCCTGGAGTCCCTCGGCGCCGAGCTGCACCGGCGCGAGCACATCCTGGCCGCCGCCGACGCCAAGGACATCGAGGACTACCAGGATCTCGTGCGGCGCGAACCGTCGCACCGGCCGTTGCCCCGACTCCTCATCGTCATCGACGAGTTCGCCTCGATGGTGCGTGACCTGCCCGACTTCGTGACGGGCCTCGTCAACATCGCCCAGCGGGGCCGTTCGCTCGGCATCCACCTGCTCCTCGCCACGCAGCGGCCGAGCGGTGTCGTGTCGCCCGAGATCCGCGCCAACACCAACCTCCGTATCGCCCTGCGCGTGACGGACGGCGGCGAGTCGAGCGACGTCATCGACTCGCCGGAGGCCGGGCACATCTCCAAGAACACGCCCGGCCGCGCGTACGTACGCCTCGGCCACGCCTCGCTCGTGCCCTTCCAGTCGGGGCGTGTGGGCGGCCGGCGGCCCGGCGCCGCCGACCCGCAACTCCTCGCGCCCTGGGCGGGACCGCTCGGCTGGGCGGACCTGGGACGGGCCGCGCTGGTCAAGCCCAAGGTCGAGGCGCGGGAAGAAGAGGAGATCACCGACCTCAAGGTGCTCGTCGACGCCGTCCGGGACGCCAACACCTCGCTCGGCATCCCCTCGCAGCACAGCCCGTGGCTGCCCGCGCTCTCCGAGACCCTGCTGCTCGACGAGGTCGAGGTACCGGCCGTCGCCGCCCTGGCGCCCGGCAAGCTGCCCCCGGCCCCGTTCGGCGTCGAGGACCTGCCCGCCGACCAGGCCCGCCGCCCGGTCGTCGTCGACTTCTCCTCCTTCGGGCACCTCATCGTGGGCGGTGCGCCCCGCAGTGGCCGTTCGCAGATCCTGCGGACCCTCGCCGGGTCGATCGCCCGCACGCACTCCTCCAAGGACGTGCACCTGTACGGCATCGACTGCGGCAACGGCGCGCTCAACGCGCTGACCCGGCTGCCGCACTGCGGAGCCGTCGTCGCCCGTAACCAGACGGAACGGGCCGTACGGCTGGTCACCCGCCTCAAGGCCGAGTTGACACGGCGTCAGGACCTGTTGTCCGACAAGGGCTTCGCCGACATCGGTGAGCAGCGCGCGTCCGTCGCCGAGGAGGAGCGGCTGCCGCACGTCGTCGTGCTGCTCGACCGGTGGGAGGGCTGGCTGCCGACGCTCGGCGAGTACAACCACGGTGAACTGACGGACGAGTTGCAGACGATGATGCGTGAGGGCGCGAGCGTCGGCATCCACCTCGTGGTCACCGGTGACCGGCAGGTGCTGCTCGGCCGGATGGCCTCGCTCACCGAGGAGAAGTACGGTCTGCGGCTCGCCGACCGTTCCGACTTCTCGATGCTCGGCATCAACGCGCGCAAGGTGCCGGAGGAGATCCCGCCCGGCCGCGGCTTCAAGAACGAGTCGGCGATCGAGACGCAGTTCGCGCTGCTCTCCGACGACACGACCGGTCAGGGGCAGGCCGCCGCGCTCGCCACGATCGGTGAGGCCGCCGCGGCCCGTGACGCCGAAGTCCCGCGTGCGCGGCGGCCGTTCCGGGTGGACTCGCTGCCCTCCCGGATCGGTTTCACGGAGGCGTGGGAGATGCGCGACCCGGCGGTCGCGCAGTCCAGGCTGTGGGGTCTGGCGGGGATCGGCGGCGACGACATCATGGCGTTCGGCCCGGACCTGTCGCAGGGCGTGCCGACGTTCGTTGTCGCCGGACCGGCGAAGTCCGGCCGCAGCACGGCACTGCTGAACCTGGCACGTTCGTACCTTCTCCAGGGTGTGCGTCTCGTCATCGCGGCCCCCCGCCCGTCGCCGCTGCGTGAACTCGACGGCCAGGACGGCGTGTTGAAGGTGTTCACCGAGGACGACATCGAGAGCGACGACTTCAACGAGGCCATCGAGTCGGCGAGCCCCGAGGAACCCGTCGTGGTCATCGTCGACGACGGCGAGGTCCTGGAGGACGCGGACTGCGAGCGTGAGCTGAAGCGGCTCGTGCAGCGCGGCGCCGACCGTGGTCTCGCGCTGGTCATCGGCGGCGACGAGGAGGAGGTCTGCGGCGGCTTCTCCGGCTGGCAGGTCGAGGCCAAGAAGGGCCGCCGCGGCATCCTGCTGTCCCCGCAGGACTCCGGCGCCGGTGAACTGATCGGTATCCGTACGACCCGCAGCATGGTCGGCGGACCGGTCACGCCCGGCAAGGGCATGCTGCACCTGGGGAACGGCGAGACGATCACGGTCACCGTGCCGCTGTAG
- a CDS encoding serine/threonine-protein kinase, producing the protein MRPLEVDEPTVVGPYRLLGRLGSGGMGRVYLGRSAGGRTVAVKIVHPHFALDEEFRARFRREVEAARRVGAAYTAPVLDADPDASVPWVATGYAAGPTLTAAVADSGALADHSVRVLGAGLAEALSAVHGLGLVHRDVKPSNVLLTLDGPLLIDFGIARATDGTASLTSTGVSIGSPGYMSPEQILGKGVTGAADVFSLGAVLAYAATGSSPFPGDSSAALLYKVVHEEPELGALSGELREAVAGCLAKDPSARPTPGALATALAPEGAARLVAAGWLPGPLVEQVSRSAVRLLNLEATETAPSGVVGFSSPSVGEGTTPDRPAPAPAPIPAPTPGTEPASASGAAPAQTFGTAPGPVPGGAPEAGEAVGGTGGGAGTDSGAGAGAGGGSSPVAGVFGPPDPSYASYSPYANSGPQGPHRPHESPPGAPAHLPEPRDGDGAGAGPTVGAGVGAGKLSVSVAATSAPTANGRGRKLSCTVALAVAGALAAVTFGSVFAFDLLPGTADSNDSSDSGAADSPPAATARPSASLSAETSGLPAVPKSYLGTWEGNAFALDGSLPMGTFRVTVRQAGEGDRVGTFRQTDLIGGTCDTDLVLKKVTERQLVATSVSKPSTTSQCTTGRHEVRLIPAGDDLRYETDNAEAGDPVARMSKVG; encoded by the coding sequence ATGCGGCCGCTCGAAGTCGATGAACCCACCGTCGTGGGGCCCTACCGGCTGCTCGGCCGGCTCGGCTCCGGCGGAATGGGCCGCGTCTATCTGGGCCGCAGCGCGGGCGGCCGTACGGTCGCCGTAAAGATCGTGCACCCGCACTTCGCGCTCGACGAGGAGTTCCGCGCCCGGTTCCGCCGCGAGGTGGAGGCGGCCCGGCGGGTGGGCGCCGCGTACACCGCGCCGGTCCTCGACGCCGACCCGGACGCCTCCGTCCCGTGGGTGGCGACCGGTTACGCCGCCGGCCCCACACTGACCGCCGCCGTCGCCGACTCCGGCGCCCTCGCGGACCACTCCGTACGGGTCCTCGGCGCCGGACTCGCCGAGGCGCTGTCGGCCGTGCACGGCCTGGGCCTGGTCCACCGCGACGTCAAGCCGTCCAACGTCCTGCTGACCCTCGACGGACCCCTCCTCATCGACTTCGGCATCGCCCGCGCGACGGACGGCACGGCCTCCCTCACCTCGACGGGCGTCTCCATCGGCTCGCCCGGCTACATGTCGCCCGAGCAGATCCTCGGCAAGGGGGTCACGGGCGCGGCCGACGTCTTCTCGCTGGGGGCGGTCCTGGCGTACGCGGCGACCGGCTCGTCGCCGTTCCCCGGCGACTCCTCGGCCGCGCTCCTCTACAAGGTGGTCCACGAGGAGCCCGAACTGGGCGCGCTGTCCGGTGAGTTGCGGGAGGCGGTGGCCGGGTGCCTCGCCAAGGACCCGTCCGCCCGCCCGACCCCGGGGGCTCTCGCCACCGCTCTCGCCCCGGAGGGCGCGGCACGGCTGGTGGCGGCGGGATGGCTGCCGGGGCCGCTGGTGGAACAGGTCAGCCGCAGCGCGGTACGGCTGCTGAACCTGGAGGCGACGGAGACGGCGCCGTCAGGGGTCGTGGGCTTCAGCAGCCCGTCGGTGGGGGAGGGGACGACACCGGACCGGCCCGCGCCGGCCCCCGCGCCCATCCCTGCGCCGACCCCGGGGACAGAGCCCGCGTCGGCCTCCGGGGCGGCGCCCGCGCAGACCTTCGGGACAGCACCCGGGCCGGTGCCCGGTGGGGCTCCCGAGGCGGGGGAAGCCGTCGGCGGGACCGGAGGCGGAGCCGGGACGGACAGCGGGGCCGGAGCCGGGGCCGGAGGCGGGTCCTCTCCCGTGGCCGGTGTCTTCGGCCCACCGGATCCGTCGTACGCGTCCTACTCGCCCTATGCGAACAGTGGACCCCAGGGGCCCCACAGGCCCCACGAATCCCCGCCCGGCGCCCCTGCGCACCTCCCGGAACCACGTGACGGGGACGGAGCCGGTGCCGGCCCGACCGTTGGAGCCGGCGTGGGCGCGGGCAAGCTGTCCGTCAGCGTGGCCGCGACCTCGGCGCCGACCGCCAACGGCCGTGGCCGCAAGCTGAGTTGCACGGTGGCCCTCGCGGTGGCCGGCGCCCTGGCGGCGGTGACGTTCGGCTCGGTCTTCGCGTTCGACCTGCTGCCGGGCACCGCCGACTCGAACGACAGCAGCGACTCGGGAGCCGCCGACTCGCCGCCCGCGGCCACCGCCCGTCCCTCAGCCAGCCTCTCCGCCGAGACCAGCGGGCTCCCCGCCGTGCCCAAGTCCTACCTCGGCACCTGGGAGGGCAACGCCTTCGCCCTCGACGGCAGTCTCCCGATGGGCACCTTCCGCGTCACGGTCCGTCAGGCGGGGGAGGGCGACCGCGTCGGCACCTTCCGGCAGACCGACCTCATCGGCGGCACCTGCGACACCGACCTCGTCCTCAAGAAGGTCACCGAGCGACAACTGGTCGCCACGAGCGTGTCCAAGCCGTCCACCACGTCCCAGTGCACGACGGGCCGGCACGAGGTCCGGCTGATCCCGGCCGGTGACGACCTGCGCTACGAGACGGACAACGCGGAGGCGGGCGACCCGGTGGCCCGCATGTCGAAGGTCGGTTAG
- a CDS encoding WXG100 family type VII secretion target, with translation MAGGKDADITYDEMHKAATKLTDAKDKIDEKLDSLERYIQGLVKDGYTTRKGSQAFEDSFTEFKKGAKDTIDGLTGMSKFLTSAAKAYQDLDDELAKGVKG, from the coding sequence ATGGCCGGCGGCAAAGACGCAGATATCACATATGACGAGATGCACAAGGCGGCTACCAAGCTGACCGACGCCAAGGACAAGATCGACGAGAAGCTCGACTCCCTTGAGCGCTACATCCAGGGCCTCGTCAAGGACGGCTACACCACCCGCAAGGGCTCGCAGGCCTTCGAGGACTCCTTCACGGAGTTCAAGAAGGGCGCGAAGGACACGATCGACGGCCTGACGGGCATGTCCAAGTTCCTCACGAGCGCCGCGAAGGCGTACCAGGACCTGGACGACGAACTGGCCAAGGGTGTCAAGGGCTGA
- a CDS encoding cold-shock protein — protein MATGTVKWFNAEKGFGFIAQEGGGPDVFVHYSAINASGFRSLEENQAVTFDVTQGPKGPQAENVTPV, from the coding sequence ATGGCTACCGGAACCGTGAAGTGGTTCAACGCTGAAAAGGGCTTTGGTTTCATCGCCCAGGAAGGCGGCGGCCCGGACGTCTTCGTCCACTACTCCGCGATCAACGCGAGCGGATTCCGCTCTCTCGAAGAGAACCAGGCGGTTACCTTCGACGTGACCCAGGGTCCGAAGGGCCCGCAGGCGGAGAACGTCACCCCCGTCTGA